A stretch of Tenrec ecaudatus isolate mTenEca1 chromosome 2, mTenEca1.hap1, whole genome shotgun sequence DNA encodes these proteins:
- the LOC142441276 gene encoding putative olfactory receptor 2W6 isoform X2, with product MWMINESYLQAFILVGFSDRPGLEIILFALILVFYILTLVGNTAIILLSIVDARLHTPMYFFLGNLSFLDLCFTTSIVPQLLWNLWGPEKTITYHGCVAQLYIYMILGSTECVLLAVMSYDRYVAVCRPLHYTVVMHPRLCLQLVTVAWLCGFLNSFVMCPQTMQLSRCGRRRVDHFLCEMPALIAMACEDTMLVEAFAFALGVALLLLPLSLILISYGMIAAAVLRIKSAAGRKKAFNTCSSHLTVVSLFYGTIIYMYLQPANSYSQDQGKFLTLFYTIVTPSINPLIYTLRNKDVKGAVKKFLGKK from the coding sequence GATAAATGAGAGCTACCTGCAGGCATTCATCCTGGTGGGTTTCTCTGATCGTCCCGGCCTGGAGATAATTCTGTTTGCTTTGATTTTGGTCTTCTACATTCTGACACTGGTCGGTAACACTGCCATTATCCTCTTGTCAATCGTGGATGCCAGgctccacacacccatgtacttttTTCTTGGAAATCTCTCTTTCTTGGACCTCTGCTTCACGACCAGCATTGTCCCACAGCTGTTGTGGAACCTTTGGGGTCCAGAGAAGACCATCACCTACCATGGTTGTGTGGCCCAGCTCTACATCTACATGATTTTGGGCTCAACTGAGTGTGTCCTCCTGGCTGTTATGTCATATGACCGTTATGTGGCTGTCTGCCGGCCCCTGCATTACACAGTAGTCATGCACCCACGCCTCTGCCTGCAGCTGGTGACTGTGGCCTGGCTCTGTGGTTTTCTAAATTCCTTTGTCATGTGCCCCCAGACAATGCAACTCTCCAGGTGTGGGCGCCGTCGGGTGGACCATTTTCTGTGTGAGATGCCTGCTTTGATTGCCATGGCCTGTGAAGACACCATGTTGGTGGAAGCTTTTGCCTTCGCTCTGGGTGTTGCTCTCCTGCTGCTCCCCCTCTCACTGATCCTCATTTCCTACGGCATGATTGCTGCAGCTGTGCTAAGGATCAAGTCAGCAGCAGGGCGCAAAAAGGCTTTCAACACCTGTTCTTCTCACCTGACAGTGGTTTCACTCTTCTATGGCACCATCATCTACATGTACTTGCAGCCAGCCAACAGCTACTCTCAAGATCAGGGCAAGTTTCTCACCCTCTTTTACACCATTGTCACACCCAGCATCAACCCCCTCATTTATACTCTGAGGAACAAAGATGTGAAGGGGGCTGTGAAAAAGTTTCTGGGAAAGAAGTGA
- the LOC142441276 gene encoding putative olfactory receptor 2W6 isoform X1, giving the protein MGRINESYLQAFILVGFSDRPGLEIILFALILVFYILTLVGNTAIILLSIVDARLHTPMYFFLGNLSFLDLCFTTSIVPQLLWNLWGPEKTITYHGCVAQLYIYMILGSTECVLLAVMSYDRYVAVCRPLHYTVVMHPRLCLQLVTVAWLCGFLNSFVMCPQTMQLSRCGRRRVDHFLCEMPALIAMACEDTMLVEAFAFALGVALLLLPLSLILISYGMIAAAVLRIKSAAGRKKAFNTCSSHLTVVSLFYGTIIYMYLQPANSYSQDQGKFLTLFYTIVTPSINPLIYTLRNKDVKGAVKKFLGKK; this is encoded by the coding sequence ATGGGAAGGATAAATGAGAGCTACCTGCAGGCATTCATCCTGGTGGGTTTCTCTGATCGTCCCGGCCTGGAGATAATTCTGTTTGCTTTGATTTTGGTCTTCTACATTCTGACACTGGTCGGTAACACTGCCATTATCCTCTTGTCAATCGTGGATGCCAGgctccacacacccatgtacttttTTCTTGGAAATCTCTCTTTCTTGGACCTCTGCTTCACGACCAGCATTGTCCCACAGCTGTTGTGGAACCTTTGGGGTCCAGAGAAGACCATCACCTACCATGGTTGTGTGGCCCAGCTCTACATCTACATGATTTTGGGCTCAACTGAGTGTGTCCTCCTGGCTGTTATGTCATATGACCGTTATGTGGCTGTCTGCCGGCCCCTGCATTACACAGTAGTCATGCACCCACGCCTCTGCCTGCAGCTGGTGACTGTGGCCTGGCTCTGTGGTTTTCTAAATTCCTTTGTCATGTGCCCCCAGACAATGCAACTCTCCAGGTGTGGGCGCCGTCGGGTGGACCATTTTCTGTGTGAGATGCCTGCTTTGATTGCCATGGCCTGTGAAGACACCATGTTGGTGGAAGCTTTTGCCTTCGCTCTGGGTGTTGCTCTCCTGCTGCTCCCCCTCTCACTGATCCTCATTTCCTACGGCATGATTGCTGCAGCTGTGCTAAGGATCAAGTCAGCAGCAGGGCGCAAAAAGGCTTTCAACACCTGTTCTTCTCACCTGACAGTGGTTTCACTCTTCTATGGCACCATCATCTACATGTACTTGCAGCCAGCCAACAGCTACTCTCAAGATCAGGGCAAGTTTCTCACCCTCTTTTACACCATTGTCACACCCAGCATCAACCCCCTCATTTATACTCTGAGGAACAAAGATGTGAAGGGGGCTGTGAAAAAGTTTCTGGGAAAGAAGTGA